The proteins below come from a single Eubacterium limosum genomic window:
- a CDS encoding K(+)-transporting ATPase subunit C: MKEIITTTLKPALLVTIVLLVICGLLYPLALTGIGQLAFNHQANGSIITVNGKEVGSEHVGQQFTEPYFLKGRVSAYNYNTYTEEDLQIDPETGEANYTGVASGGSNYGNSNPELQARVEESINEFLAANPGVKREDIPADLMTASGSGLDPDISPASAEIQVPAVSMASGIPEDELRQMIADNTEGKVLGIFGQDRVNVLKVNIEIAQKMGLL, from the coding sequence ATGAAAGAAATCATCACGACAACGCTAAAGCCTGCTTTATTAGTAACCATTGTTTTACTGGTAATATGTGGTTTGCTTTATCCGCTCGCGCTGACAGGTATTGGACAGCTTGCCTTTAACCATCAGGCGAACGGCAGCATTATCACCGTTAACGGCAAGGAAGTGGGATCAGAACATGTTGGTCAGCAGTTTACAGAGCCATATTTCCTGAAGGGACGTGTCTCTGCCTATAATTATAACACTTACACAGAAGAAGACTTGCAGATAGATCCGGAAACGGGAGAGGCGAACTACACAGGCGTCGCATCAGGCGGTTCAAACTATGGAAACAGTAACCCTGAGCTGCAGGCCCGCGTGGAAGAAAGCATCAATGAATTTTTAGCGGCCAATCCAGGTGTCAAACGCGAGGACATTCCAGCTGATCTGATGACAGCCTCTGGTTCTGGGCTCGACCCGGATATCTCACCGGCATCTGCTGAGATTCAGGTGCCAGCTGTTTCAATGGCAAGCGGTATTCCGGAGGATGAGCTGCGGCAAATGATTGCCGATAATACGGAAGGTAAGGTTTTAGGCATTTTTGGTCAGGACCGTGTTAATGTGTTAAAAGTAAATATTGAGATTGCTCAAAAAATGGGCCTTTTATAA
- a CDS encoding carboxymuconolactone decarboxylase family protein, whose product MTEKSKEYFSGLFSENDGSLFGTDPEFTDFFSRFAFDEVPNQDDLDTHTRTLAILAALIGCQGVELFRDMLPEAIDYKVTPVEVKEMIYQATAYLGIGRVYPFLRAANKEFTDLGVKLPLPGQATITANDRVEAGEQLQVDIFGEQMKGFAESGPEESRHINKWLSGNCFGNYYTRTGLDQREREMITFCFLAAQGGCEPQLISHAAANMRIGNDKAFLIKVISQCIPYIGYPRSLNALRCVSEAEKE is encoded by the coding sequence ATGACAGAAAAATCAAAGGAATACTTTAGTGGACTTTTTTCAGAAAACGACGGGAGCCTGTTTGGGACAGATCCTGAGTTTACAGATTTTTTCAGCCGTTTCGCGTTCGATGAAGTGCCAAACCAGGATGATTTGGACACGCATACCCGTACATTGGCGATTTTGGCAGCACTGATCGGCTGCCAGGGCGTAGAATTGTTCAGGGACATGCTGCCTGAAGCCATAGATTACAAAGTGACACCCGTTGAGGTGAAGGAAATGATCTATCAGGCAACGGCCTATCTTGGAATCGGCCGGGTATATCCCTTTCTAAGGGCAGCCAATAAGGAATTTACAGACCTGGGTGTAAAGCTGCCATTGCCAGGGCAGGCAACAATAACGGCAAATGACCGTGTTGAAGCCGGAGAGCAGCTTCAGGTCGATATTTTTGGTGAGCAGATGAAAGGTTTCGCTGAATCTGGCCCTGAGGAGAGCCGGCATATCAATAAGTGGCTGTCAGGCAATTGCTTTGGGAATTATTATACCAGGACAGGGCTTGATCAGCGCGAGCGTGAAATGATCACCTTTTGCTTTTTAGCTGCCCAGGGGGGCTGTGAGCCGCAGCTCATAAGCCATGCGGCGGCTAACATGCGTATTGGTAATGATAAGGCATTTCTAATTAAAGTTATTTCCCAGTGTATCCCTTATATTGGGTATCCACGCAGTCTAAACGCACTGCGGTGTGTCAGCGAGGCAGAAAAAGAATAA
- a CDS encoding aldo/keto reductase, which translates to MIYKEFQDLKLSALGFGAMRLPVKDNDPNAAIDEAAAAKMVDEAIKNGINYFDTAYGYHNGQSEIVMGKILSNYPRESYYLATKFPGYDLSNMSRVEAIFEEQLRKCGVDYFDFYLFHNVYEKNIDPYMDEKNGIMEYLLKQKAAGRIKHLGFSAHGRYDTIKRFLEAYSDHLEFCQIQLNYLDWTLQDAKAKVELLNEYHMPIWVMEPLRGGKLASLSDENMAKLRAFRPEAGAPEWAFRFLQSIPEVTMVLSGMSNEEQLRVNMAVYEEEKPVNEQELDCLMEVADSMVDSLPCTACRYCTTYCPKELDIPTILSLYNDARFTNSVITQMAVGAMPEEKQPSACIGCKSCEEVCPQQLKISSAMTDFVDILNQPAGL; encoded by the coding sequence ATGATTTATAAAGAATTTCAGGATTTAAAACTTTCAGCCCTGGGGTTTGGCGCGATGCGCCTTCCAGTAAAAGATAATGACCCGAATGCGGCCATTGATGAGGCAGCAGCTGCGAAAATGGTTGACGAAGCCATTAAAAATGGGATCAACTATTTTGATACGGCGTATGGCTACCATAACGGCCAGTCAGAGATTGTGATGGGAAAAATATTGAGCAATTACCCGCGTGAAAGCTACTATCTGGCCACCAAATTTCCAGGCTACGACCTGTCCAATATGAGCCGGGTAGAGGCGATTTTTGAGGAACAGCTGAGAAAATGCGGAGTTGATTACTTTGATTTTTACCTGTTCCACAATGTGTATGAAAAAAATATTGATCCCTATATGGATGAAAAGAACGGGATAATGGAATACCTCCTGAAGCAGAAGGCTGCGGGCCGGATAAAACATCTGGGATTTTCTGCCCACGGCAGGTATGATACCATCAAACGCTTTCTGGAGGCCTACAGCGACCATCTGGAGTTTTGCCAGATACAGCTGAATTATCTGGACTGGACCCTTCAGGACGCCAAGGCCAAGGTAGAGCTGCTCAATGAATATCATATGCCGATCTGGGTGATGGAGCCGCTTCGCGGCGGTAAGCTGGCAAGCCTTTCGGATGAGAATATGGCAAAACTCAGAGCATTTCGTCCGGAAGCAGGCGCACCGGAGTGGGCGTTTCGATTTTTACAGTCGATCCCTGAGGTGACAATGGTACTTTCGGGCATGTCGAATGAAGAACAGCTAAGGGTCAATATGGCAGTCTATGAGGAGGAAAAACCGGTAAATGAGCAGGAGCTGGACTGTCTCATGGAGGTGGCAGACAGCATGGTGGACAGTCTCCCGTGTACAGCATGCCGCTACTGCACCACCTATTGCCCCAAAGAACTGGATATTCCAACCATTCTATCACTTTATAATGACGCCCGCTTTACCAACAGTGTTATCACACAGATGGCCGTGGGCGCCATGCCGGAAGAAAAACAGCCGAGTGCCTGCATTGGCTGTAAAAGCTGTGAGGAGGTCTGTCCGCAGCAGCTCAAAATTTCCTCGGCCATGACTGATTTTGTGGATATACTAAACCAGCCAGCTGGGTTATAA
- a CDS encoding pentapeptide repeat-containing protein, whose protein sequence is MTQTVYHGKSWKDKDVKPDEMYRVFLAVYQLHQMLWYLNEAALLIPAADIYGVIESAIQDLDRLTRQTPEALLKLDLEACREKTNRLLKEVWHRVQNTVKSTVEPQKSVDFIGKDFKKAVLDGQDFSMSLLIAANLEGCSLGGANFLGADLRDANLKNADLRESIFLTQAQVNTAKGNAYTKLPEFVTCPKTWRK, encoded by the coding sequence GTGACGCAGACAGTTTATCATGGGAAAAGCTGGAAGGATAAAGATGTTAAGCCTGATGAAATGTACCGGGTATTTCTTGCGGTATATCAGCTCCACCAGATGCTCTGGTATTTGAACGAAGCGGCGCTGCTGATTCCCGCAGCGGACATCTATGGAGTAATTGAAAGTGCCATTCAGGATTTAGACAGGCTGACCCGGCAGACACCAGAGGCGCTGCTGAAGCTTGATCTGGAAGCATGCCGCGAGAAGACAAACCGGCTTTTAAAAGAGGTCTGGCACAGGGTTCAGAATACGGTAAAATCAACTGTTGAACCCCAAAAATCAGTAGATTTTATCGGTAAAGATTTCAAAAAAGCAGTGCTGGACGGACAGGACTTTAGCATGAGCCTGCTCATTGCGGCCAATTTGGAGGGATGTTCTCTAGGAGGTGCTAATTTTCTGGGGGCAGACCTCAGAGATGCAAATTTAAAGAATGCCGACCTGCGTGAAAGTATTTTCCTGACGCAGGCCCAGGTTAATACCGCAAAAGGAAATGCGTATACTAAGTTGCCTGAATTTGTAACATGTCCAAAAACTTGGAGAAAATGA
- a CDS encoding bifunctional diguanylate cyclase/phosphodiesterase — protein sequence MIDKDNQHSFVKTYVIAVIICIGFLAFSLLFIFHIMRLNQQESANYLNESAQQSQTSVEKQISGDFQTLDGIAECVGDLDVLNADQIGQLLKRINDNNVFIRMGFADKNGIIDFYDINGDTHKNIDISREYFFNDALTGKDVISRTVEDPINPGQYINYYAVPIRHNNEVVGVLCAVNEASVLRKIIDTPVFNDRGFTNIIDSSGDIIMRSAQTGERYSNVTKLNELGILSVGEQEKLNQALKEGKSLSFVYDSEDGKEMAVLEPVGINGWFILTVAPQSIVRDYYNKTAIGMILIVLAACLIFLYLLYHQSKIMSKSRNELLRAAYVDPLTGQRNNTRFRIDGEEVLKENKNAPYGIWYCDIKKFKFLNDLYGYENGDKILKCLSDILLDHSRKDDLFCRVSADNFAGIRSYHERVELTDWFNELVWEISESVMDKTRHLPIELCMGIYCTDDQSEQLTLNDMIDRANMAQKSIKDQVGSQMTFYTEEIRNQTIKETEMEALGKEALEKEEFVIYMQPKVNIQKNNIIAGAEALVRWNSRQKGMISPGEFIPLFEKTGLVVDLDRYMFEKACHWLRNYLDAGRPALNVAVNVSRLGLFQKDFVEYYSGIKQKYRIPDFLLELEFTESVMLDDSSTFKNVVEILKKNGFRCSLDDFGSGYSSLNVLKNLSIDILKLDILFFKEGTDLRRERVVIANTVAMAKELNIKTIAEGVEDTEQVEFLKSIGCDVVQGYVFSRPMPLMEFDEMLKTLRGRSIDVLKD from the coding sequence ATGATTGATAAAGATAACCAGCACAGCTTTGTAAAAACCTATGTGATTGCGGTCATTATCTGTATTGGATTCCTTGCTTTCAGTCTTTTGTTCATTTTTCACATTATGAGATTGAATCAGCAGGAAAGCGCCAACTACCTTAACGAATCGGCCCAGCAAAGCCAGACCTCTGTGGAGAAGCAGATCAGCGGTGATTTTCAAACGCTGGACGGCATTGCGGAGTGTGTCGGCGATCTGGATGTTTTAAACGCAGACCAGATCGGCCAGCTGCTCAAGAGGATCAATGACAACAATGTCTTTATCCGGATGGGATTTGCGGATAAAAACGGTATTATTGATTTTTATGATATTAATGGGGATACCCATAAAAATATAGATATTTCAAGGGAATATTTTTTCAACGACGCCCTGACAGGTAAAGATGTGATCTCACGCACGGTAGAAGATCCAATAAATCCAGGGCAGTATATCAATTATTATGCGGTACCTATACGACATAACAACGAGGTAGTCGGGGTGCTCTGTGCGGTCAATGAGGCATCAGTGCTCCGAAAGATAATTGACACGCCGGTCTTTAATGACCGGGGATTTACCAATATTATCGACAGCAGCGGTGATATCATCATGCGTTCAGCGCAGACTGGTGAACGCTATAGCAATGTGACCAAGCTGAATGAGCTTGGAATATTGTCTGTCGGGGAACAGGAAAAACTAAATCAGGCTTTAAAAGAGGGCAAAAGCCTTAGCTTTGTCTATGACAGCGAAGATGGTAAGGAGATGGCTGTGTTAGAGCCTGTTGGTATCAACGGGTGGTTTATTTTAACCGTCGCACCTCAGTCCATCGTTAGAGATTATTATAATAAAACCGCCATTGGCATGATTTTGATTGTGCTGGCTGCCTGTCTGATTTTTCTTTATCTCTTGTACCATCAGAGCAAAATTATGTCTAAAAGCCGGAATGAGCTTTTGAGAGCCGCCTATGTTGATCCCCTGACTGGACAGCGTAACAACACGCGTTTCCGTATTGATGGGGAAGAGGTACTGAAGGAGAACAAGAACGCCCCCTATGGTATCTGGTACTGCGATATAAAGAAATTTAAATTTTTAAATGACTTATATGGCTATGAAAATGGCGATAAAATACTGAAATGCTTATCGGATATTTTGCTGGATCACAGCAGAAAGGACGATCTTTTCTGTCGGGTTTCGGCGGATAACTTTGCCGGTATCCGTTCTTATCATGAACGTGTTGAGCTTACGGATTGGTTTAACGAGCTGGTCTGGGAAATCTCGGAATCAGTGATGGACAAAACCAGACATCTGCCCATCGAGCTTTGCATGGGTATATACTGTACCGATGACCAGTCTGAACAGCTTACACTCAATGATATGATTGACCGCGCGAATATGGCGCAAAAATCCATCAAGGATCAAGTCGGCAGTCAGATGACCTTTTATACAGAAGAAATTCGAAACCAGACCATCAAGGAAACCGAGATGGAAGCTCTTGGCAAAGAAGCGCTCGAAAAAGAAGAGTTTGTCATCTATATGCAGCCTAAGGTTAACATACAAAAGAATAATATCATTGCCGGAGCCGAAGCTCTGGTCCGCTGGAACAGCCGCCAGAAAGGGATGATCTCCCCAGGCGAGTTTATTCCGTTATTTGAAAAGACCGGTTTGGTCGTTGATCTTGATCGATATATGTTTGAGAAGGCCTGCCACTGGCTCAGAAATTATCTGGACGCTGGACGGCCAGCTCTTAATGTGGCTGTCAACGTCTCACGGCTTGGCTTATTCCAGAAGGACTTTGTAGAGTATTATTCTGGAATCAAACAGAAATACCGGATTCCAGACTTTCTGCTTGAGCTGGAATTTACAGAGAGCGTGATGCTGGATGACTCCAGTACATTTAAAAATGTGGTCGAGATCTTAAAGAAAAATGGTTTCCGTTGTTCTCTGGATGATTTTGGCTCAGGGTATTCCTCGCTGAATGTGCTGAAAAACCTTTCCATTGATATTTTAAAACTTGATATTCTTTTCTTCAAAGAGGGGACAGACCTTCGAAGAGAAAGGGTGGTCATCGCGAATACAGTGGCCATGGCAAAGGAATTAAATATCAAGACCATTGCTGAAGGAGTCGAAGATACGGAACAGGTCGAGTTTTTAAAGAGTATCGGCTGTGATGTGGTACAGGGCTATGTATTTTCCAGACCGATGCCTCTGATGGAATTTGATGAGATGTTAAAAACATTGAGGGGACGGTCGATTGACGTCCTGAAAGACTAA
- a CDS encoding HsmA family protein: protein MDTKLILAIIAITLALVFYTIGVFGERRAKTLKKQHVIIFWLGLLCDTTGTTIMSLIARSGVKAISPAAQMLHSVTGVVAIALMLFHAVWSTWVLNKGDAKKKEAFHKFSIVVWAIWLIPYILGAFVGMSA from the coding sequence ATGGATACGAAGTTGATTCTGGCCATTATTGCCATCACGCTGGCTCTGGTATTTTATACCATTGGGGTATTTGGCGAGCGCAGAGCAAAGACCCTGAAAAAACAGCACGTTATTATTTTTTGGCTGGGGCTGTTGTGCGATACGACAGGTACAACCATCATGAGCCTTATCGCCCGTTCTGGGGTTAAGGCCATCTCACCGGCGGCTCAGATGCTGCACAGTGTCACTGGTGTTGTTGCCATTGCCCTGATGCTGTTTCATGCAGTCTGGTCCACATGGGTCCTGAACAAAGGCGATGCGAAAAAAAAGGAAGCCTTTCATAAGTTCAGCATTGTCGTCTGGGCAATTTGGCTGATCCCCTATATTTTAGGCGCTTTTGTCGGGATGTCCGCGTAA
- a CDS encoding IMP dehydrogenase: MAFYFEEPSRTFSEYLLVPGYSSSQCMPANVNLKTPVVKFKKGEESSIYMNIPMTSAIMQSVSGEKMAIALATEGGISFIYGSQSVENEAAMIARVKAYKAGFVPSDSNVTPDATMQDILDLKEKTGHSTVAVTSDGTANGKFVGIVTSRDYRVSRMDPSTKVKEFMTPLEKIIYAPEGTSLKEANNIIWDHKLNTLPIVAADGRLLYFVFRKDYSSHKENPLELLDAQKRYIVGAGINTRDYAERVPALVEAGADVLCIDSSEGFSEWQKLTIEWIREHYGESVKVGAGNVVDREGFRFLAEAGADFIKIGIGGGSICITREQKGIGRGQATAVIEVARARDEYFEETGVYIPICSDGGIVYDHHITLALAMGADFVMLGRYFSRFDESPTNKVNINGSYMKEYWGEGSSRARNWQRYDMGGDKKLSFEEGVDSYVPYAGPLRDNVRLTLSKVRSTMCNCGALNIPEFQEKAKLTLVSSTSIVEGGAHDVMLKDNGMSPVK; the protein is encoded by the coding sequence ATGGCTTTTTATTTTGAAGAACCGTCCCGTACCTTTAGCGAATACCTGCTCGTACCAGGTTATTCCTCTTCACAGTGTATGCCGGCTAATGTTAACCTGAAAACCCCTGTCGTAAAATTCAAGAAAGGTGAGGAATCTTCAATATACATGAATATTCCCATGACTTCTGCCATCATGCAGTCCGTATCCGGCGAAAAAATGGCCATTGCGCTGGCGACCGAAGGGGGGATTTCCTTTATCTACGGCTCACAGAGTGTGGAAAACGAGGCGGCCATGATCGCCCGCGTCAAGGCTTACAAAGCCGGTTTTGTTCCAAGTGACTCCAACGTGACTCCTGACGCCACCATGCAGGACATCCTAGACTTAAAGGAAAAAACAGGCCATTCTACCGTTGCCGTGACCTCTGACGGTACCGCAAACGGCAAATTTGTCGGGATTGTCACCAGCCGTGACTACCGTGTCAGCCGTATGGACCCTTCTACCAAGGTCAAGGAATTTATGACTCCGCTCGAAAAAATCATCTACGCTCCTGAAGGCACCAGCCTGAAGGAAGCCAATAACATCATCTGGGACCACAAGCTGAACACCCTGCCGATCGTGGCAGCGGACGGGCGTCTCCTTTATTTCGTATTCCGCAAGGATTACTCCTCACACAAGGAAAACCCGCTGGAGCTTTTGGACGCTCAGAAACGCTATATTGTCGGCGCTGGTATCAACACCCGCGACTACGCTGAACGTGTGCCAGCACTGGTGGAAGCCGGGGCGGATGTTTTATGCATTGACTCCTCTGAGGGGTTCTCAGAATGGCAGAAGCTTACCATTGAATGGATTCGTGAGCATTACGGTGAATCTGTAAAGGTGGGCGCTGGAAACGTGGTTGACCGTGAAGGCTTCCGTTTCCTGGCTGAAGCAGGCGCTGACTTTATTAAAATCGGCATCGGCGGCGGCTCCATCTGTATCACCCGTGAGCAGAAGGGCATCGGACGCGGCCAGGCTACGGCTGTTATCGAGGTCGCCAGAGCACGCGATGAATATTTTGAAGAAACCGGCGTGTATATTCCCATCTGCTCCGACGGCGGGATTGTCTATGACCACCACATTACCCTGGCACTGGCCATGGGCGCTGACTTTGTCATGCTGGGACGTTACTTCTCCCGTTTTGACGAAAGCCCGACCAACAAGGTCAACATTAACGGCAGCTATATGAAGGAATACTGGGGTGAAGGATCCAGCCGCGCCCGCAACTGGCAGCGCTATGATATGGGCGGCGACAAAAAACTTTCCTTTGAGGAAGGCGTTGACTCCTACGTGCCCTATGCCGGCCCGCTGCGCGATAATGTCCGTCTGACCTTAAGCAAAGTACGTTCCACCATGTGCAACTGCGGCGCGCTAAACATTCCTGAATTCCAGGAAAAAGCCAAGCTGACCCTGGTATCCTCTACCAGCATTGTGGAAGGCGGCGCTCACGACGTTATGCTCAAGGATAACGGTATGTCTCCGGTTAAATAA
- a CDS encoding ATP-dependent RecD-like DNA helicase translates to METLKGTVDHIIFHNDKNGYTVADFDVDGQMVTVVGNFEELKEGEFLKLTGFWKEHQSYGEQFQIESYALDLPTSEEGIIRYLSSGLLPGIGEKTAIEIVNHFGADTLDILDNHPDRLSEVHGIGKKTLDKIKEVYSEQKEIRDVMIQIQEYGISSTYAMKLYKTYQSDTVRVLLDNPYQIIKDVRGIGFKIADQISAQLGFESQNPKRILSGISFCLQDCYSRGNTYMTEKDLIEHSASILGVSREDIEFQLQELALRGDVRLEFIDDEPAYYPSALFEAEDNAALSMVRLAGAVFEMQEVDIPAMIAAYEEDMSIRLDNRQAEAIEAAIENGIAIITGGPGTGKTTIINGIVYIFKRLGMKTVLAAPTGRAAKRITETTGEPAKTIHRLLEYDYSGDDDFPSFNRDEENPLEVDAIILDEASMIDIVLLNSLLEAIKPGTRLILVGDADQLPSVGPGNVLQDLIESNVVKVVRLDRIYRQSEESMISINAHAINEGMMPEINNQSDFMFIRTMDPDKVLDTILDLVAWRIPEKKGFDAMKDVQVISPIKKGKLGVISLNKELQEVLNPAADYKKEKTFGTVVFREGDKVMQIKNNYKLKWEDIHGFETGEGVYNGDIGNIIRIDEYNKTFEILLTDDKKVVYEFDQLDELTHAYAMTVHKSQGSEFPVVVMPMVGGPPMFLNRKLLYTAVTRAKKMLMLIGPQNYFYRMVKSGDTNERRTALKQRIKMYGELNV, encoded by the coding sequence ATGGAGACCTTAAAAGGAACAGTAGATCATATTATTTTCCATAATGACAAAAACGGTTATACCGTAGCGGATTTTGATGTGGACGGCCAAATGGTAACGGTCGTTGGCAATTTTGAGGAGCTGAAGGAGGGCGAATTTTTAAAGCTGACCGGCTTCTGGAAGGAGCACCAGAGCTATGGCGAGCAGTTTCAGATCGAGAGCTATGCGCTGGATCTCCCGACCTCTGAGGAAGGCATCATCCGTTATCTGAGTTCAGGACTCCTGCCGGGTATTGGCGAAAAGACCGCTATTGAGATCGTAAACCATTTTGGAGCCGACACGCTGGATATCCTGGACAACCATCCAGACCGGCTGAGCGAGGTTCACGGCATCGGCAAAAAGACACTCGACAAAATAAAAGAGGTTTACAGTGAACAGAAGGAAATCCGGGATGTCATGATCCAGATCCAGGAATATGGCATTTCCTCGACCTATGCCATGAAGCTGTATAAAACCTATCAGAGTGATACGGTGCGTGTTCTTTTGGATAACCCCTACCAAATCATCAAGGATGTGCGCGGCATTGGCTTTAAAATAGCAGACCAGATTTCCGCTCAGCTGGGTTTTGAGTCCCAGAACCCTAAGCGGATTCTCTCGGGCATCAGCTTCTGCCTTCAGGACTGTTACTCAAGGGGCAACACCTACATGACCGAAAAAGACCTTATTGAGCACAGCGCCAGTATCCTCGGGGTTTCAAGGGAGGACATTGAATTTCAGCTTCAGGAGCTGGCCCTGCGGGGGGACGTGCGTCTGGAGTTCATCGACGATGAGCCTGCCTACTATCCCTCGGCCCTTTTCGAGGCAGAGGACAACGCGGCCTTGTCTATGGTACGCCTGGCAGGCGCTGTCTTTGAAATGCAGGAAGTTGATATACCAGCCATGATCGCAGCCTATGAGGAGGATATGAGCATCCGTCTGGATAACCGGCAGGCAGAGGCCATCGAGGCGGCCATCGAAAACGGCATTGCCATTATTACAGGGGGGCCAGGCACAGGGAAAACAACGATTATCAACGGCATTGTCTATATTTTCAAGCGTCTGGGCATGAAAACCGTTCTGGCTGCCCCGACGGGCCGCGCCGCCAAGCGCATTACAGAGACCACCGGCGAGCCGGCCAAGACCATCCACCGGCTTTTGGAGTACGACTACTCTGGTGACGATGATTTTCCATCCTTCAACCGGGACGAGGAAAACCCGCTTGAGGTTGACGCCATTATACTGGATGAAGCCTCAATGATTGATATTGTGCTGCTCAACAGCCTGTTGGAGGCCATCAAGCCCGGCACACGTCTCATTCTGGTAGGCGACGCCGACCAGCTGCCCTCTGTTGGGCCGGGAAACGTCTTACAGGATCTGATCGAGAGCAATGTGGTCAAGGTAGTTCGTCTGGACCGTATCTACCGACAGTCGGAGGAAAGCATGATCTCCATAAATGCCCATGCCATCAACGAGGGTATGATGCCGGAAATCAATAACCAATCTGACTTTATGTTTATCAGGACAATGGACCCGGATAAGGTGCTGGATACTATTTTAGACCTGGTTGCCTGGCGTATTCCCGAAAAAAAAGGCTTTGACGCCATGAAGGACGTGCAGGTTATCTCACCCATTAAAAAGGGAAAGCTCGGCGTTATTTCGCTGAATAAGGAGCTTCAGGAGGTCCTGAATCCAGCGGCGGACTATAAAAAAGAAAAGACCTTTGGTACAGTAGTGTTCCGCGAGGGGGACAAGGTCATGCAGATCAAAAACAATTATAAGCTCAAGTGGGAGGATATCCATGGCTTTGAAACCGGAGAGGGTGTTTATAACGGCGATATCGGCAATATTATCCGCATTGATGAGTACAATAAGACCTTTGAAATCCTGCTGACCGATGACAAAAAAGTCGTTTATGAGTTTGACCAGCTCGACGAGCTTACCCACGCTTATGCCATGACTGTGCACAAAAGCCAGGGGAGCGAATTTCCGGTTGTTGTTATGCCGATGGTAGGCGGCCCGCCCATGTTTTTAAACCGGAAGCTGCTGTACACAGCAGTGACCAGAGCCAAAAAGATGCTGATGCTTATCGGGCCTCAGAATTATTTTTACCGGATGGTCAAATCTGGTGATACGAATGAACGGCGTACAGCCCTCAAACAGCGGATCAAAATGTATGGAGAGCTCAATGTCTGA
- a CDS encoding ComF family protein: MSESGFQAGVKALLRETLFLPNGVCPVCGKVLFRTESYLCERCAQSLPKVTMPACKYCGKPLPEKELDFCGDCGPLKDPVLAGGAVWLHYSGSGQKLVHSLKFGHLPQLGIWIGQQMAEAVREKDWEDELELVVAVPLHEKRLEERGYNQSDYLAEGLADALNLPYKRRVLKRLYDTPHQIGLSREERLVNLTGAFDVLEKKAVAGKTVLLVDDVNTTGSTLRECAEVLKRTGARAVYAAACAGAQ; the protein is encoded by the coding sequence ATGTCTGAGTCTGGCTTTCAGGCGGGTGTGAAGGCACTGCTCAGAGAGACATTGTTTCTGCCAAACGGCGTCTGCCCGGTGTGCGGCAAGGTACTTTTCAGGACCGAAAGCTATCTGTGTGAGCGCTGCGCACAGTCGCTGCCAAAGGTAACCATGCCGGCCTGCAAATATTGTGGAAAACCACTGCCTGAAAAGGAACTGGATTTCTGCGGGGACTGCGGCCCGCTGAAAGATCCCGTGCTGGCAGGCGGGGCAGTATGGCTGCATTACAGCGGCTCGGGACAGAAGCTGGTACACAGCCTGAAGTTTGGGCATTTACCCCAGCTGGGCATTTGGATCGGCCAGCAGATGGCTGAAGCTGTGAGGGAGAAGGACTGGGAAGATGAGCTGGAACTGGTGGTGGCGGTTCCCCTGCACGAAAAGCGTCTGGAGGAACGCGGCTATAACCAGAGCGATTACCTGGCAGAGGGGCTGGCAGACGCCCTGAACCTGCCCTATAAAAGGAGAGTGCTGAAGCGCCTTTATGACACGCCCCATCAGATCGGGCTGAGCCGTGAGGAGCGCCTGGTAAACCTGACCGGCGCTTTCGATGTCCTGGAGAAAAAGGCTGTGGCCGGAAAGACCGTGCTGCTGGTAGATGATGTTAATACGACAGGCTCTACCCTGCGGGAGTGCGCAGAGGTGCTGAAGCGGACAGGGGCAAGAGCCGTGTACGCAGCGGCATGTGCCGGGGCTCAATAG